A single genomic interval of Armigeres subalbatus isolate Guangzhou_Male chromosome 1, GZ_Asu_2, whole genome shotgun sequence harbors:
- the LOC134211866 gene encoding RYamide receptor-like, with amino-acid sequence MSLQYTVQYSDYFNKSWRNESGPFAAANDSARPSPGPGYLFNDTYEIYAPNYPYVSSTEEQTYIDQLTEWMKNGSNHTFYGECSNTGYLPSLYFEITSYFLYVLIFVTAVIGNSIVLFIVQSNPRMRTVTNYFITNLAVGDLMMTLFCVPFTFISMFVLQYWPFGLGMCRLVNYTQAVSVLVSAYTLVAISGDRYIAIMWPLKPRITKTCSKVLIAVVWVIALITAAPIAIFSTLDMPSKWHAVCDLPICKEIWPSKEQESYYTTTLLMTQFVIPLLVLIYTYTRIAIVVWGKRPPGEAENSRDQRMAKSKRKMIKMMVTVVIVFTICWLPFNFLMVSPRSTTC; translated from the exons ATGAGCTTGCAGTACACGGTCCAGTATTCGGACTATTTCAACAAATCCTGGCGGAACGAGTCGGGACCTTTTGCTGCTGCCAACGACAGCGCTCGGCCATCACCCGGCCCCGGCTACTTGTTCAACGACACGTACGAAATCTACGCACCCAACTATCCGTACGTGTCATCCACGGAGGAGCAGACCTACATCGACCAGCTGACGGAGTGGATGAAGAATGGCTCCAATCACACCTTCTACGGGGAATGTTCCAATACCGGCTATTTGCCCAGTTTGTACTTCGAAATCACCAGCTATTTCCTGTACGTGTTGATTTTCGTGACGGCCGTGATCGGAAACTCGATTGTGCTGTTTATCGTGCAGTCCAACCCGCGGATGCGAACGGTCACGAACTACTTCATCACGAATCTGGCCGTGGGGGACCTGATGATGACGCTGTTCTGCGTCCCGTTCACGTTCATCTCGATGTTCGTGCTGCAGTATTGGCCGTTTGGGCTGGGGATGTGTCGGCTGGTGAACTACACGCAGGCCGTTTCGGTGCTGGTTAGTGCGTACACGTTGGTCGCGATCAGCGGCGATCGGTACATCGCCATAATGTGGCCCCTGAAGCCGAGAATCACAAAGAC ATGCTCCAAGGTGCTGATAGCAGTAGTGTGGGTCATAGCGTTGATAACGGCAGCACCCATTGCAATCTTCTCAACGCTTGACATGCCATCGAAGTGGCATGCGGTGTGTGATCT CCCAATCTGCAAGGAGATCTGGCCCTCGAAGGAGCAGGAGAGCTACTACACGACGACACTGCTGATGACGCAGTTCGTGATACCGCTGCTGGTGCTGATCTACACCTACACCCGCATCGCCATAGTGGTGTGGGGCAAGCGGCCGCCCGGCGAGGCGGAAAATTCCCGAGACCAGCGGATGGCCAAGTCGAAACGAAAG